The Humulus lupulus chromosome 3, drHumLupu1.1, whole genome shotgun sequence genome window below encodes:
- the LOC133823450 gene encoding probable plastid-lipid-associated protein 13, chloroplastic, whose product MASLQGSLSAVSTIRSCCSSSSSVSSTTTSLPMFPDTDRRSSAACRRLRRRLTCRAMVQQAVQGGAPAAYAKEMERLSAKESLLLAFKDSGGFEALVSGKTSDLQRIDVNERITGLERLNPTPRPTTSPFLEGRWSFEWFGSGSPGLFAAKFIFERFPSNLANLSKMDMVIKDGYARVTANMRVLNSIETKFTLSTKLTVEGPLRMREEYAEGVFETPKVIEETVPEQFKGALGQAANTIQQLPVPVRDAFTSGLRVPLSGTFQRLFMISYLDDEILITRDTSGVPEVLTRLDVPSSPLADTMTEYES is encoded by the exons ATGGCATCCTTACAAGGCTCGCTATCTGCTGTCTCTACAATCCGTTCCTGTTGTTCGTCGTCTTCCTCCGTCTCATCTACCACAACTTCCCTCCCCATGTTTCCCGACACCGACCGAAGAAGCTCCGCCGCCTGCCGCCGACTCCGACGGAGATTGACTTGCAGAGCAATGGTCCAGCAGGCTGTACAGGGAGGAGCTCCAGCTGCTTACGCCAAAGAAATGGAGAGGCTATCCGCTAAAGAATCCCTTCTTCTTGCT ttTAAGGATTCTGGGGGTTTTGAGGCTTTAGTATCTGGAAAGACGAGTGATTTGCAGAGAATTGATGTGAATGAAAGAATTACCGGCCTTGAGCGGCTTAATCCGACGCCTCGTCCAACGAC GTCGCCATTCTTGGAGGGTCGGTGGAGTTTCGAATGGTTTGGGTCTGGAAGCCCAGGTTTATTTGCTGCCAAATTCATATTCGA GAGATTTCCCTCAAATTTGGCTAACTTGTCGAAAATGGATATGGTGATCAAGGATGGATATGCAAGAGTTACGGCAAACATGAGAGTTTTAAACTCG ATAGAAACCAAGTTTACTCTGTCAACAAAATTGACTGTTGAAGGACCACTTCGAATGAGAGAGGAATACGCAGAAGGGGTTTTTGAGACACCAAAGGTTATTGAAGAAACGGTGCCAGAACAGTTTAAAGGTGCACTTGGTCAGGCAGCAAACACAATACAGCAACTTCCTGTACCTGTTAGGGATGCTTTCACTAGTGGTCTGAGAGTTCCTTTGA GTGGAACTTTCCAGAGACTATTCATGATCTCCTATCTTGATGATGAGATACTT ATAACAAGGGATACTAGTGGAGTTCCTGAGGTTCTTACAAGGTTAGATGTACCCTCATCACCCTTGGCTGACACCATGACAGAATATGAGAGCTAG